In the Mytilus galloprovincialis chromosome 10, xbMytGall1.hap1.1, whole genome shotgun sequence genome, one interval contains:
- the LOC143049119 gene encoding uncharacterized protein LOC143049119, translated as MTKIASSGLACVALCSTQETCCYASHDSNTKQCNLDISCSPQSEPLPGAIMLRSRSVSLSCQTGWHKFENNCYYFSNVLKNWTDSEVTCKENGGMLAEVKSSSENDFLKTKIGESEFWIGGTDIQNKGKDIQKVGTDIQNEGTDIQKELTNIQKEGTDIQKEGTDIIQKEGTDIIQTEGTDIQKEGTDIIQKEGTDIQKEGTDIIQKEGTDIIQTEGTDIQKEGTDIIQKEGTDIIQKEGTDIIQTEGTDIQKEGTDIIQKEGTDIQKEGTDIIQKEGTDIVQTEGTDIQKEGTDIIQKEGTDIQNEGTDIQKELTNIQKELTDIQKEGTDIIQKEGTDIQNEGTDIQKELTNIQKELTDIQKEGTDTIQKELTDIQKEGTDIQKEGTDIIQKEGTDIQNGGIWVWSSSETNVTFVDWSPNQPNNYGGVEHCLEFSSGKSRQWNDEECSDLNRFICEKSLLQ; from the exons ATGACAAAGATAGCCTCGTCTGGTCTGGCTTGTGTTGCGTTGTGCTCTACACAGGAAACGTGCTGCTATGCTAGTCATGACAGCAACACAAAGCAGTGCAATTTAGATATATCTTGTAGTCCTCAAAGTGAGCCTTTACCAGGTGCAATTATGTTGCGAAGTCGCTCAG TTTCACTTTCATGTCAGACGGGATGGCATAAGTTCGAAAACAACTGCTATTACTTCAGTAATGTACTAAAAAATTGGACAGATTCCGAG GTTACTTGCAAAGAAAATGGTGGCATGCTTGCAGAAGTTAAATCAAGTAGTGAAAATGACTTTTTGAAGACCAAAATTGGTGAATCAG AATTCTGGATAGGCGGAACAGACATACAGAATAAGGGAAAAGACATACAGAAAGTGGGAACAGACATACAGAATGAGGGAACAGACATACAGAAAGAGCTAACAAACATACAGAAAGAGGGAACAGACATACAGAAAGAGGGAACAGACATCATACAGAAAGAGGGAACAGACATCATACAGACAGAGGGAACAGACATACAGAAAGAGGGAACAGACATCATACAGAAAGAGGGAACAGACATACAGAAAGAGGGAACAGACATCATACAGAAAGAGGGGACAGACATCATACAGACAGAGGGAACAGACATACAGAAAGAGGGAACAGACATCATACAGAAAGAGGGAACAGACATCATACAGAAAGAGGGAACAGACATCATACAGACAGAGGGAACAGACATACAGAAAGAGGGAACAGACATCATACAGAAAGAGGGAACAGACATACAGAAAGAGGGAACAGACATCATACAGAAAGAGGGAACAGACATCGTACAGACAGAGGGAACAGACATACAGAAAGAGGGAACAGACATCATACAGAAAGAGGGAACAGACATACAGAATGAGGGAACAGACATACAGAAAGAGCTAACAAACATACAGAAAGAGCTAACAGACATACAGAAAGAGGGAACAGACATCATACAGAAAGAGGGAACAGACATACAGAATGAGGGAACAGACATACAGAAAGAGCTAACAAACATACAGAAAGAGCTAACAGACATACAGAAAGAGGGAACAGACACCATACAGAAAGAGCTAACAGACATACAGAAAGAGGGAACAGACATACAGAAAGAGGGAACAGACATCATACAGAAAGAGGGAACAGACATACAGAATGGGGGTATTTGGGTTTGGTCGAGTAGTGAAACCAATGTGACATTTGTTGACTGGAGTCCCAATCAACCAAACAATTATGGTGGAGTTGAACATTGCCTTGAATTCAGTTCTGGAAAATCACGACAATGGAATGATGAAGAGTGTAGTGATCTTAATCGTTTTATCTGCGAAAAGA GCTTATTACAATAA